GCCTCGTCTCCAACCATGAGGGCAACGAGGCCGAGCGGGCGGTTCAGCTGGCACAGCAGATCGAGCGCGGCGCCAAAGTGGTCCTGATCTCCGACGCGGGGACACCGGCGCTCTCCGACCCGGGTTATCCGCTGATCCGGACCTGCATCGAACGCGACCTGGAGGTCGAGGTGCTGCCCGGCCCCTCAGCGGTGACCACGGCCCTGGTGGCGTCGGGGCTGCCACTCGACCGGTGGCGGTTCGAGGGCTTTCTGCCGCGCCGGGCCGGAGAGCTCGAGCGGGTGCTGCATTCGGCGGAGACCGTGGTGGCATTCGAGTCGCCGCGGCGCCTGCCCGACTCGCTGGCGGCGCTCGCGGCGCTCGCCCCCAACCGCCCCGCCGCCGTCTGCCGCGAGCTGTCCAAGCTTCACGAGGAGGTTGCTCGCGGAACACTCGGCGAGCTGGCGCGGCGGTTCCGCGACGAGGTCAAGGGCGAGATCGTGGTTGTGCTGGCGCCCGCCGCCACCACAGCCAGCTCCCCAGACATCGGCTTCGCGGTCGACGCCCTACGGCGTTTGGTCCAGTCCGGGGCCCGGCCACGGGCCGCCGCCGGCGTCGTCGCGGCGCTGACGGGGACGCGGGCGAACGATCTGTACCGGGCGCTCACGGGCCGCGCGCCGCGCGAGTAGCGCCCGCCCGTCGGCCGCCGCGGATCGGCCGCGTGTAAATCCGCGCCCAATTTTGTGCCTACTGCGCCATTTGCGGCGGCGGGGGAATAGGATTCCGTACGGAGGAGAAAACCCTCGTGCCGGGGCCCAGTGCCCCGTCCAGGGAAGGAGAGATGACAGTCCGCGGGAGAAAGCCTGAGGCTCACGTGGTTTCGAAGGAGGAGCGGGCGGGTACGGCCCTGTAAACGGTGACGCCTGAACGGCAGACCCTGACCGCCGCGCGCACTCCATGGCTCGCTCGGGCCGCGGCCGGCGCGGCGCTGATCGCCGGCTTGGTGCTGGTGCTCGTAGTCCTGTTCGGCAACGGCAACGGCCGCACCTATCACCTGCTGTTCGAGAACGGCGGCCAGCTCGTCTCCGGCAACGAGGTGCTGCGAGCCGGGCAAAAAATCGGCAGCGTCAAGGACGTCACCCTCACAGACGACAGCCAGGCCGAGGTGACGATCTCGGTGGACGAGCCGCTGCAC
The DNA window shown above is from Solirubrobacterales bacterium and carries:
- the rsmI gene encoding 16S rRNA (cytidine(1402)-2'-O)-methyltransferase; the protein is MPGRLTVCPTPIGNLEDLSPRARRALGEADLVACEDTRRAGRLFERLDIPRPRLVSNHEGNEAERAVQLAQQIERGAKVVLISDAGTPALSDPGYPLIRTCIERDLEVEVLPGPSAVTTALVASGLPLDRWRFEGFLPRRAGELERVLHSAETVVAFESPRRLPDSLAALAALAPNRPAAVCRELSKLHEEVARGTLGELARRFRDEVKGEIVVVLAPAATTASSPDIGFAVDALRRLVQSGARPRAAAGVVAALTGTRANDLYRALTGRAPRE